ATGGCCATTGCATTATTCATAAATTTCTCATTTTGTTTTGTAATTTATTTCTCGATTATTGAAGTCGCTTTCTTGTTAGGGTTGTAATTGGGGTCGAGTGAGCCGAATTTTGATCCGAACGTAATTTGAGTTGAGTTTAATTAATTGAGTCGGGCCGGTTTATTTAACTAATAAAACTTAAATCTCTGCCCGAACTCGACTTGTTTAAATGAGCCGATTTTAACGAGTCTGACACACCGACTCGTTTAATTTTACACTTAATTGAGTTTAAATCTTTACCCGAACTCAGCTCGTTTAATTTCACAAGTCCAGTCGAATCGGTTCCGATAATTAATCAAGTCGAAACCTTTCCCCGAACTCGACGCATTTAATTATACAAACCGAGTCGAGTACATTTAAACGAGTTCGAGCTAGGCGAGCTCGCGAGCAGCCCGACTCGAATTACAACCCTATTCCTCATGCACCTTCTCATTTTATGGTGGACAAACAGAAGATTAAACGCATATAATTCTACGAGATAATTTACAACCCATATGATGAAGATCATATCAATATTTTGCTGCTGACTCGAGGTTTAGTTGTAAATTTCATCTTATTGTTCAAAGTTTCAGCAAATACTTCAACAATGAAATGAAATAACTAAGTCTGTGTTCCCGAATCTAGagtagaaaagaaaagaatagaaaATAACCAATTTTTCTTTCTCTCCTAATCTTTTCAAAAATGGGAAGAAGATTTTGGAgataaaaataaagaaaacttattttcaaatctgtatctttctttttctttctttcatAAAAGTTGTTTGGAAACAAGCTGAAGAAATATATTTTTTACATTTCTTTTCATTTTTCTCCAAAAAAAATTTCCGAAACACAGCGTAAAGTACATGTCATTAGACAAATCCAAATCCACTCTTTGAGTGGATTCATCAAACACCAAACATATTATTGACATATAATTATTCAATATACAAGAGGAACACAAGATTGTGTACAAACCAGACCAGAACATAATTACAAACTAAAAATTTGTTGTCAAGCCTCACAACAAATACAAACTATGTTACATGCTGCAAACAATCTTCAGAACAAGTGAAATGGTGCTAATCAGCCAGCATGTTGAAAGGCTGGCGACCAATCCAGCCTTCATTGTCAATGTAAGAAATGCTGGTAAACTCCTGCAACTGATCTTCATTTAATCGACTTTCCCATTTTATCCGATCTCTACTGTACGATCCTGGCCCGTGACAGAATTTCTCAGCAAACACTAAATTGTTCCTGCATCAACGTTATCGAGGAGAATTAGATTCAGATACCAAACCAACCAAACGTACCCAGTGTATCCCGTCAAGGGTCAGAAGATAGGACGTGCACAAATTTTACTGTTATTACTActaataagagagattagagaacTTGTTTCTGCAAAGACCATTAAAAATAAGGGCCTAGTCATCTATGTTACATGACTCTACCAGAAGTGTCGGACATGGATACGTGTCTAAGTATAGGACTTGGCAACATTTAGGTAAATTTACATGTTTTTAGCCCTATAAATAAGAGCTGAGTTTGACTGTCGAGTGTCCGACACGAGTACTTGACGGTAGAATGAAGAGTGCGAGTAACATAGCTAGTCATGAATTGGGATAGTGCTTATTGAATTATCCTTTGACAGACGCATCATATTGATTGAAGTATCGAGATGACTTACACGTTGGATGAAGCGATCCACGGATCCCAACCAGCAGGAACAATGATACCGGAAAATGTAGAGTTGTAAAATATGACTCTAGCATATGGTCTCCAGGGTCTTCCCAAGTAAGTCCATCCAGTGCCAACAACAACACAATCTTTGAAAACAAAGCCACTGGGATCCTTTTCATCACCTCTTGCTTGTGCTGTTATATATCCTGGCCCTTGTAGAGCTGCTCCATTAAACGATATTACACATCCCTGCATACGTAACATAAATCTGTCATTACAGAGTAAATATCACAAGTTTCTTGCATCATTCATGAACCGGAAAGTCTCTAGTTAATAACAGAGTACATAACACATTGTGTACCTCGTAAATAGATTGTCCAGCCCCGAAAATGAAATCAACAGCTCCAACGATAGAACATCGATGAAAGTAGTGACGACCTACAGAATCCCACAGAGTGTCTTGTAATCCAACAAAACCACATCTGTAGAAGCTGTTTTTATCTCCTTCAATCAGCGCTGCCACTGCTGGCTTTCGAGGAACTCTCGGATTCCAGGGATAGTTGTGAGAATTCTGTTACAATTCTTTATCATATAATGACCAACCATGCAAATTATCACATAAAATCTATTAAgcatcacaaaaacacacaattGATATACCACAAAACTTATGTCTCGAGCAACAAAGTTATCAGCATACACGGTGAAGGTAGCGCTGGTGTCCAGCCGTTCACAGGCATTCCAGACTACACTCGTGTTCCATTTTCCTTTCCCCGTGAGTTCTATAAATTGCTTGTCCCGGGGAACCTTAACTTGTTCTCTTCGCGCCATCAATGAAAATACACCAAATTGAACACACACAAAGTTAGCAGCTGATCAGGTGCAGTTCCCTAATCAGTAACTATTACGGAGAAAGAAAGAAATTTAAATGGCACTTCAGGCTACAAATTTAGCTTCCTCTACAGGATGTCGAGGGTTCAAAAAAATTTAAGTACCTGTAAACTCCTGCTTCAACATAAATACGAACCCAGTTGTCATTATTCGACGGAACAGAATCGATAGCAGTTTGAATACTAGTAAATTTACCACTACC
This genomic interval from Apium graveolens cultivar Ventura chromosome 8, ASM990537v1, whole genome shotgun sequence contains the following:
- the LOC141680917 gene encoding putative pectinesterase 29; this translates as MLLGKCFLCNLWLLMFIAIAIINCEAWRIGRAATHWRTIYVGHSGSGKFTSIQTAIDSVPSNNDNWVRIYVEAGVYREQVKVPRDKQFIELTGKGKWNTSVVWNACERLDTSATFTVYADNFVARDISFVNSHNYPWNPRVPRKPAVAALIEGDKNSFYRCGFVGLQDTLWDSVGRHYFHRCSIVGAVDFIFGAGQSIYEGCVISFNGAALQGPGYITAQARGDEKDPSGFVFKDCVVVGTGWTYLGRPWRPYARVIFYNSTFSGIIVPAGWDPWIASSNVNNLVFAEKFCHGPGSYSRDRIKWESRLNEDQLQEFTSISYIDNEGWIGRQPFNMLAD